From the Lysinibacillus fusiformis genome, the window CCATCTCGATGACAACACGAAATCCTCGCGAAGGTGAAGTAGATGGTGTAGACTATTTTTTCAAGACACGTGATGAATTTGAAGCGTTAATTGAACAAGGCGGCTTATTAGAGCACGCTGAATTTGTCGGTAACTATTATGGAACACCACTAGCTTATGTAAATGAAACACTAGATGCAGGTCGTGATGTATTTTTAGAAATCGAAGTGCAGGGTGCGGCACAAATTCGTAAAAAAGCACCAGATGCCTTATTTATTTTCTTAGCCCCTCCAAGTTTAACGGAATTAAAAGATCGTTTAGTTGGACGTGGGACAGAAACTGAAGATATCATTGCCAAACGCATTGCTACTGCAAGTGAAGAACTTGAAATGATGAGCTTGTATGATTATGTTGTGGAGAATGATGAAGTGACGAATGCCTGTGATCGTATAAATGCGATTATAAAAGCCGAGCATTGTCGTAGAGAACGTGTTGAAAAAAGATATTTGTCAATGTTGAGAGGAGAATAAAACAATGTTATACCCATCAGTAGACGCCTTAAAAAAAGAAATCGATTCAAAATATTCATTAGTGAGCCTTGCTTCTAAACGTGCTCGCCAAATGCAAGAAGAGCAAGACACAGAACGCTTACACAAATATGTTTCCTATAAATATGTAGGGAAAGCACTTGAAGAAGTAGCGGCAGGTGTACTTACGAAAGTATCACAGGATGAGTCAGCTGTGTACGAGGACGAAATCTAACATCATGTAAAGTGCTTTGCTTTACATGCATGCTAGTCTAGTTAGCAGTAGATTTTGATTATACAG encodes:
- the rpoZ gene encoding DNA-directed RNA polymerase subunit omega → MLYPSVDALKKEIDSKYSLVSLASKRARQMQEEQDTERLHKYVSYKYVGKALEEVAAGVLTKVSQDESAVYEDEI
- the gmk gene encoding guanylate kinase, yielding MIKERGLLIVLSGPSGVGKGTVRKELFSQPNTNYEYSISMTTRNPREGEVDGVDYFFKTRDEFEALIEQGGLLEHAEFVGNYYGTPLAYVNETLDAGRDVFLEIEVQGAAQIRKKAPDALFIFLAPPSLTELKDRLVGRGTETEDIIAKRIATASEELEMMSLYDYVVENDEVTNACDRINAIIKAEHCRRERVEKRYLSMLRGE